In one window of Nitrospinota bacterium DNA:
- a CDS encoding efflux RND transporter permease subunit, whose protein sequence is MIEKLIGWSINNRIGVLLASAALCLWGVYSMRHMPLDAIPDLSDTQVIVKTMYPGQSPQIVEDQVTYPLTTALMSVPRSSAVRAFSMFGESSIYVIFEDGTDPYWARARVSEYLNQLAGKLPPGVTPSLGPDASGVGWIFEYALVDKSGVHGPDELRAIQDFYLKYELQSLPGVAEAATIGGMARQFQVELAPERLAAQNITASQVAAAIRSANESGGGSVTEMGRAEYMIRSHGYLRTIEDFELIPVGMSDKGIPVRLKDVANIHIGPETRRGVADLDGEGEVTGGIVVMRYGHNALETINRVKARLEELKAGLPSGVELVVTYDRSGLIKRAIDNLVWKLLEESAAVAVVCLLFLFHLRSSLVAVVTLPMGILAAFGVMKWQGVSADIMSLGGVAIAIGAMVDASMVMMENMCKRLEKAEPGEDIWEIARKSSVEVGPALFFSLLVITASFLPVFWLGGQEGKLFSPLAFTKTFAMAASAALAVTLTPALMGYFIRGGIRPESRNPLNIFFQAIYKPALLASLDRRKLTLAAALAIMVSAAWPAMRIGSEFMPPLYEGDMLYMPTTLPGVSADEAAYITQMTDGLIKSLPEVERVFGKAGRAESATDPAPLSMLETTILLKPQDQWPAGETIDDLIRKLDETVNIPGLTNSWGYPIRTRIDMLSTGIRTPLGVKITGPELEGITRIAEKVEAGLKKVKGTRGVFADRVSSGRYIDITLDRLEALRYGVSAADVREFVQGAIGGETIGYVLDGRKRFSISMRYPRDTRESPESIGSALIPTPSGASIPLSSVATVSIADGPSEIKSENGRLTGYVYIDVAGRDIGGYAAEAKREVERAVKLEPGYALSWSGQYISMERARERFNLVVPLTGLIVFALLYIYFRNAVKVAMILLSLPFALAGGFWLVYLLGYNMSVAVAVAVGFIALAGVAVEFGVVMILYIDNAVEERLRNGVEVGPGQLRESIIEGALMRIRPKMMTVTVIVAGLLPMMLSSGTGSDVMQRIAAPLVGGMFTAPLLSLFVTPALYCMFVRIRNK, encoded by the coding sequence ATGATCGAAAAACTAATCGGCTGGTCCATAAACAACCGGATCGGGGTACTGCTGGCTTCGGCGGCCCTTTGCCTTTGGGGCGTCTATTCGATGCGCCATATGCCACTGGACGCGATACCGGACCTTTCGGACACCCAGGTGATAGTGAAGACCATGTATCCTGGGCAGTCTCCGCAGATAGTGGAAGACCAGGTGACCTATCCTTTGACCACGGCGCTGATGTCCGTGCCGCGCTCTTCGGCGGTGCGGGCTTTCTCCATGTTCGGCGAATCTTCCATCTACGTGATATTCGAGGACGGGACGGACCCATACTGGGCAAGGGCGCGGGTGAGCGAATACTTGAACCAGCTGGCCGGCAAGCTGCCTCCGGGCGTCACCCCCTCGCTGGGGCCGGACGCATCCGGCGTGGGATGGATTTTCGAATACGCCCTGGTGGACAAAAGCGGCGTCCACGGCCCGGACGAACTGCGGGCGATACAGGATTTTTACCTTAAATATGAATTGCAAAGCCTTCCCGGCGTGGCGGAAGCGGCCACCATTGGGGGGATGGCGCGCCAGTTCCAGGTGGAACTGGCTCCGGAGAGGCTTGCCGCGCAGAATATCACCGCCAGCCAGGTCGCCGCCGCTATCCGCAGCGCCAACGAGTCCGGCGGGGGCTCTGTCACTGAAATGGGGCGGGCGGAGTACATGATCCGTTCACACGGATATCTGCGCACAATAGAAGATTTCGAGCTGATCCCCGTCGGGATGAGCGATAAAGGGATTCCGGTGAGGCTTAAAGATGTGGCGAACATCCATATCGGGCCGGAAACAAGACGCGGCGTGGCCGACCTGGACGGCGAGGGGGAGGTCACCGGCGGGATAGTGGTGATGAGGTACGGCCATAATGCGCTGGAGACAATCAACAGGGTCAAGGCCCGCCTTGAAGAGTTGAAGGCCGGCCTGCCGAGTGGAGTGGAGCTTGTGGTCACTTACGACCGCTCCGGACTCATAAAGCGCGCCATAGACAACCTTGTGTGGAAACTTCTGGAGGAATCTGCGGCTGTGGCGGTGGTCTGCCTGCTGTTCCTTTTCCACCTGCGCTCGTCGCTGGTGGCGGTGGTGACGCTGCCGATGGGGATCCTCGCCGCGTTCGGTGTGATGAAATGGCAGGGGGTCTCCGCAGACATCATGTCGCTAGGCGGCGTGGCGATCGCCATCGGGGCGATGGTGGACGCATCAATGGTGATGATGGAGAACATGTGCAAAAGGCTTGAGAAGGCGGAGCCGGGGGAGGACATCTGGGAGATCGCCCGGAAAAGCTCCGTGGAGGTGGGCCCGGCGCTGTTTTTCTCGCTGCTTGTGATCACCGCGTCGTTCCTGCCGGTGTTCTGGCTCGGTGGGCAGGAAGGAAAGCTGTTCTCCCCGTTGGCCTTCACGAAAACATTCGCCATGGCGGCCAGCGCGGCCCTGGCGGTGACGCTGACCCCGGCGCTGATGGGATATTTCATACGCGGCGGTATCCGTCCGGAATCGCGGAATCCTCTCAACATTTTTTTTCAGGCGATATACAAACCGGCGCTGCTGGCCTCGCTTGACCGGCGCAAGTTGACGCTGGCGGCGGCGCTCGCCATCATGGTAAGCGCCGCTTGGCCGGCCATGCGCATTGGGAGCGAATTCATGCCGCCGCTTTATGAAGGGGACATGCTATACATGCCCACCACACTCCCCGGCGTTTCGGCGGACGAGGCGGCCTATATCACGCAGATGACCGACGGGCTCATCAAGTCACTGCCCGAGGTGGAAAGGGTGTTCGGCAAGGCAGGCAGGGCCGAATCCGCCACAGACCCGGCCCCATTGTCCATGCTGGAGACGACCATACTGCTAAAGCCGCAAGACCAGTGGCCCGCGGGCGAGACGATAGACGACCTTATCCGCAAGCTGGACGAAACGGTGAACATACCCGGACTCACCAACTCCTGGGGCTATCCCATCCGCACGCGCATAGACATGCTCTCCACCGGCATACGCACCCCGCTGGGCGTCAAAATAACCGGCCCGGAGTTGGAGGGAATAACACGGATCGCCGAGAAAGTTGAGGCGGGGCTTAAAAAAGTGAAAGGGACGCGGGGCGTTTTCGCCGATCGCGTTTCATCCGGACGGTACATAGACATAACGCTCGACCGGCTTGAAGCCCTGCGATACGGCGTGAGCGCGGCGGACGTGCGCGAATTCGTGCAGGGGGCGATAGGCGGGGAGACCATCGGCTACGTGCTCGACGGGAGGAAACGCTTCTCCATAAGCATGCGCTACCCGCGGGACACGCGTGAATCGCCGGAGTCCATAGGTTCGGCGCTCATCCCCACCCCGTCGGGGGCGTCCATCCCGCTGTCGAGCGTGGCCACAGTCTCTATCGCGGACGGACCTTCCGAGATCAAGAGCGAGAACGGGCGGCTGACCGGATACGTGTACATAGACGTTGCCGGACGCGACATCGGGGGATACGCCGCCGAGGCGAAACGTGAAGTGGAGCGCGCCGTCAAACTGGAGCCTGGCTACGCGCTTTCATGGTCTGGCCAATACATATCCATGGAACGGGCAAGGGAGCGTTTCAACCTGGTGGTCCCGCTCACGGGGCTGATCGTATTCGCGTTGCTGTACATTTATTTCCGCAACGCGGTGAAGGTGGCGATGATCCTGCTTAGCCTGCCGTTCGCGCTGGCGGGCGGTTTCTGGCTTGTATATCTGCTCGGCTATAACATGTCGGTGGCGGTGGCGGTGGCGGTGGGTTTCATCGCGCTGGCTGGCGTGGCGGTGGAGTTCGGCGTGGTGATGATCCTTTACATAGACAACGCCGTGGAGGAGCGGTTGCGCAACGGCGTGGAGGTTGGCCCCGGGCAATTGCGCGAATCGATAATCGAAGGGGCCTTGATGCGGATACGCCCTAAGATGATGACCGTGACCGTGATAGTGGCCGGGCTTCTGCCAATGATGCTAAGCTCCGGAACCGGATCGGACGTGATGCAACGCATCGCCGCGCCGCTTGTCGGAGGCATGTTCACTGCCCCGCTGTTGTCGCTGTTCGTGACGCCGGCGCTATACTGTATGTTCGTACGGATCCGGAATAAATGA
- a CDS encoding efflux RND transporter periplasmic adaptor subunit — protein sequence MERKDTASSSAGPGVTINAATAKKMGIRLATVKTMPLSRKIKTFGSVNVDETSIVTVTPYVEGWIKKLYANTVGVVIKPGGAVYEIYSPDLVQRQREYVEILIRRDTLGATITEMSGQNAEMMASLARERWRAREKLLLAGIDEPTMKLLEDKRRPIEITPVRSDKGGIVTSVSVREGAYVNPMNPVATLAGLSRLWVDIVIYRDQLGWLEDGAKVTIHPAAAGNFSVEGTLKLASPLTDPASQTLRARVIIGGGQKLLAPGMQVNAFINAQTRNALAAPVSALIRDGRGTRAMLSKGNGRFVPVPVATGISDGENIEVTAGLAEGDMVAVNGQFLLDSASSLNDAAERMRQGAQ from the coding sequence GTGGAACGCAAGGATACCGCCTCATCGTCGGCCGGGCCGGGCGTCACGATAAACGCCGCCACGGCGAAAAAAATGGGCATAAGGCTGGCTACGGTGAAGACCATGCCACTGTCGCGCAAGATAAAGACCTTCGGCTCGGTGAACGTGGACGAGACCTCCATAGTCACCGTCACCCCATACGTTGAAGGATGGATCAAGAAACTTTACGCGAACACCGTTGGCGTTGTCATAAAGCCCGGCGGGGCCGTCTATGAAATCTATTCGCCGGACCTTGTCCAGCGCCAGCGCGAATATGTGGAGATACTGATCAGGCGCGACACGCTTGGCGCCACAATCACCGAGATGTCGGGCCAGAACGCGGAAATGATGGCAAGCCTGGCGCGGGAGCGGTGGCGCGCGCGGGAAAAACTGCTGCTTGCCGGAATCGACGAGCCGACAATGAAACTGCTGGAGGACAAGCGCCGCCCAATCGAAATCACCCCTGTGCGCTCAGACAAGGGGGGCATCGTCACTTCGGTTTCTGTCCGCGAAGGGGCTTACGTCAATCCCATGAATCCTGTCGCCACGCTGGCCGGCCTTTCGCGCCTCTGGGTGGACATAGTGATATACCGCGACCAGCTTGGATGGCTTGAAGACGGAGCTAAAGTGACAATCCATCCCGCCGCCGCAGGAAACTTTTCGGTTGAAGGTACGCTCAAGCTGGCCAGCCCGCTTACGGACCCGGCAAGCCAGACGTTGCGCGCAAGGGTGATCATCGGCGGGGGGCAGAAGCTTTTGGCCCCCGGGATGCAGGTTAACGCGTTTATCAACGCGCAGACACGAAACGCGCTGGCCGCGCCGGTGAGCGCCCTTATCAGGGACGGGCGGGGGACGCGGGCGATGCTGTCCAAAGGTAACGGGCGCTTTGTCCCGGTCCCTGTGGCCACGGGCATTAGCGACGGCGAAAACATCGAGGTCACCGCGGGGCTAGCGGAGGGGGACATGGTGGCGGTCAACGGCCAGTTTCTCCTTGATTCCGCCTCGTCGCTAAACGACGCGGCCGAGCGCATGCGGCAGGGCGCCCAATGA
- a CDS encoding multicopper oxidase domain-containing protein — translation MTSRKLLGAVLGGVLALASFGATAAQAKTHKVTFHATEVDLPVDNKGTKYKMWTFDGKVPGPVVRVTEGDTVEFTLINDKTNKVSHSMDFHAARTNVVTDFAPIKPGESKNFTFAATYPGVFFYHCGSDPMIQHVARGMFGVIIVDPKDGSALPKADREYVLVQSEIYNNPEDVNTMMQGKWNNVVFNGGVFKYDPVHDPAATRFLQAKPGERVRVYFVNAGPNEFSAFHPIAGIWDKVYAGGNPKNVSHGMQTFVVGPGDGAIFDLISPVEGANAIVTHSLRQALTGAIAVIMFTKDADPKAGHGEQIVVR, via the coding sequence ATGACATCAAGGAAGTTGCTAGGAGCTGTTTTGGGGGGCGTTCTCGCCCTGGCGTCCTTTGGCGCCACCGCCGCCCAGGCGAAGACACACAAGGTGACGTTCCACGCCACCGAGGTGGACCTGCCGGTGGACAACAAGGGGACCAAGTACAAAATGTGGACCTTTGACGGCAAGGTGCCCGGCCCCGTGGTGCGGGTGACCGAAGGGGACACCGTGGAGTTCACGTTGATCAACGACAAGACCAACAAAGTGTCGCACTCCATGGACTTCCATGCGGCGCGCACCAACGTGGTCACCGACTTTGCCCCCATCAAGCCGGGCGAGTCGAAGAACTTCACCTTCGCCGCCACGTATCCGGGGGTGTTCTTCTATCATTGCGGTTCCGACCCGATGATCCAGCACGTGGCCCGCGGCATGTTCGGCGTGATCATCGTTGATCCGAAGGACGGCTCGGCCTTGCCCAAGGCGGACAGGGAGTATGTGCTCGTCCAGTCCGAGATCTACAACAACCCGGAAGACGTGAACACCATGATGCAGGGGAAGTGGAACAATGTCGTGTTCAACGGCGGCGTGTTCAAGTATGACCCCGTCCACGATCCGGCCGCAACACGCTTCCTGCAGGCAAAGCCGGGCGAGCGCGTGCGAGTTTACTTCGTGAACGCCGGGCCTAACGAATTCTCCGCGTTCCATCCCATCGCCGGGATTTGGGACAAGGTGTACGCCGGCGGCAACCCGAAAAACGTGTCCCACGGGATGCAGACGTTCGTCGTCGGGCCCGGGGACGGCGCGATATTCGACCTGATTTCTCCGGTGGAAGGCGCCAACGCCATCGTCACCCACTCGCTCAGACAGGCCCTGACCGGCGCCATCGCGGTGATAATGTTCACCAAGGACGCCGACCCGAAGGCCGGCCATGGCGAGCAGATAGTCGTGCGTTAA
- a CDS encoding cytochrome c: MKRIVMVSLIAALAVILAAAGTVSAAPKGAGSEMIYNTYCVQCHGLKRNGKGVNSPSMAVQPRDHTDAKAMGDVPEAQLFKAIKEGGIAVNKSPLMPAWGDVLTDEEINGLTAYLRQVCKCGSTNK; the protein is encoded by the coding sequence ATGAAGAGGATAGTGATGGTTTCATTAATCGCGGCGCTGGCCGTTATTTTGGCGGCGGCCGGCACAGTTTCCGCGGCCCCAAAGGGGGCGGGAAGCGAGATGATCTACAACACGTATTGCGTGCAGTGCCACGGCCTCAAACGCAACGGCAAAGGGGTGAACAGCCCTTCCATGGCTGTGCAGCCCCGCGACCATACGGACGCGAAGGCGATGGGGGACGTTCCCGAGGCGCAGCTTTTCAAGGCGATAAAGGAAGGGGGCATCGCGGTGAACAAATCTCCGCTGATGCCCGCGTGGGGAGACGTGCTCACCGATGAAGAGATTAACGGGCTTACCGCTTATCTGCGGCAGGTCTGCAAATGTGGCTCAACCAACAAATAG
- a CDS encoding c-type cytochrome has protein sequence MKRVLFCAFISLALLAGRQAGAADGGPALKADCVKCHAVGKPENPSLERLAVRKGPDLYYAGDKFNRPWLVKWLQNPVRIRPAGEFYLRHIKAGANEDVVDEGSLAPHPKLGKEEAETTADDLMALTSPGIVEKGVFKSGAVNMMMAGMFFTKLRGCSACHMYKPAAGGKSGPELYTAAERLKPDYIAAYIKDPQKIDRYIWMPKLDMSPEDIESLTGYILKLSPEAK, from the coding sequence ATGAAACGTGTGTTGTTCTGCGCTTTTATTTCGCTGGCGCTTCTGGCCGGCCGTCAGGCCGGCGCGGCGGACGGCGGCCCGGCGCTTAAGGCCGATTGCGTGAAGTGCCATGCGGTGGGCAAGCCGGAAAATCCTTCGTTGGAACGGCTGGCCGTCCGCAAGGGGCCGGACCTTTATTACGCCGGGGACAAATTCAACAGGCCGTGGCTTGTGAAATGGCTCCAGAATCCTGTGCGAATACGCCCTGCCGGTGAGTTTTACCTCCGGCACATCAAGGCCGGGGCCAATGAGGACGTGGTGGACGAAGGGTCCCTTGCGCCCCATCCAAAGCTTGGCAAGGAAGAGGCGGAAACAACCGCGGACGACCTGATGGCGCTGACTTCTCCGGGAATCGTGGAGAAAGGCGTTTTCAAGAGCGGGGCTGTGAACATGATGATGGCGGGGATGTTTTTCACCAAGCTGCGCGGCTGTTCGGCGTGCCACATGTACAAGCCGGCCGCCGGAGGCAAGTCCGGCCCGGAGCTTTACACGGCCGCCGAAAGGCTCAAGCCGGACTATATCGCCGCCTACATCAAGGATCCACAGAAGATCGACCGGTATATATGGATGCCTAAGCTTGACATGAGCCCGGAGGACATCGAAAGCCTCACCGGCTACATCCTCAAGCTTTCGCCGGAGGCGAAGTGA